Proteins encoded together in one Archaeoglobus neptunius window:
- a CDS encoding OB-fold domain-containing protein — protein MASISGCSVYLPVWKLKRDEISKETGMPSLGGERAVAHWDEDSLTMAVEAARSLEGNFDAVIFASTSPPFRIKQCASFVASALDLDSSVFTMDITDTMRAGTDALITANEFVDSGRFSRVLVVAADCIPAKPGTLYEQLYGDAAAAIVVEKDGGAKILGYSTSTMPLPGSWMLANDDTVRDYDMRVDARYGYATGIQQAAMPLFAKLGLSPADIDRIVASAPDPKSYEGLLKVVGARPEEFYFGNIGIAGTAHPLILLASQLEKTGRIILGGYGEGADVIAIEIEETQESNIGRMLENRKDISYGDYMFNRGFVGIRDAPDRPSLTKVWRDEKSIIRFYGMKCRNCGTVSYPISRCCIECGTKDDYEEVRLGDRGRIYTFTIDYLVMPGNYTGDGVHPHCVVVVDMDGGGRVLLEMTDVLRDFSGIECDVEVERTFRLLFEKNNFRYYGWKARLPR, from the coding sequence TTGGCTTCGATAAGTGGCTGTAGCGTTTATTTGCCGGTATGGAAGCTCAAAAGGGACGAGATTTCAAAAGAGACAGGGATGCCCTCACTTGGCGGGGAACGGGCAGTTGCACACTGGGACGAGGACAGTTTAACGATGGCTGTAGAAGCTGCAAGAAGCCTGGAGGGCAATTTTGACGCCGTAATTTTCGCTTCAACCTCCCCACCATTCCGGATAAAGCAGTGTGCCAGTTTCGTAGCATCAGCTCTCGATCTCGATAGCAGTGTTTTCACAATGGACATTACCGACACCATGAGGGCCGGAACGGATGCTCTCATCACTGCAAATGAGTTCGTTGATTCCGGACGGTTCAGCAGGGTTCTGGTTGTCGCTGCAGATTGTATACCTGCAAAACCGGGAACTCTTTACGAGCAGCTTTACGGTGACGCTGCCGCAGCGATCGTTGTTGAGAAAGATGGCGGAGCAAAGATCCTCGGCTACAGTACATCCACCATGCCCCTCCCCGGCTCATGGATGCTGGCTAACGATGATACTGTCAGAGATTATGACATGAGGGTTGACGCCAGATACGGGTATGCGACAGGCATTCAACAGGCTGCAATGCCCCTTTTTGCCAAGCTCGGTCTCAGCCCGGCAGACATTGATCGCATCGTCGCATCAGCTCCTGATCCCAAGAGCTACGAGGGTTTACTTAAAGTCGTGGGAGCCAGACCGGAAGAGTTCTACTTTGGCAATATTGGTATTGCCGGTACGGCACATCCGCTGATCCTCCTCGCATCCCAGCTTGAAAAAACGGGGAGGATTATTCTTGGAGGGTACGGTGAGGGAGCAGACGTCATAGCGATAGAAATTGAGGAGACGCAGGAGAGCAATATAGGAAGAATGCTTGAAAACAGGAAGGATATAAGCTATGGGGACTACATGTTCAACAGAGGATTTGTGGGGATCAGAGATGCTCCGGATCGCCCCTCCCTGACAAAGGTATGGAGAGATGAAAAATCAATAATCAGATTCTACGGGATGAAGTGCAGGAACTGCGGGACTGTCAGCTACCCGATAAGCAGATGCTGCATTGAGTGCGGGACAAAGGATGATTACGAAGAGGTCAGGCTTGGAGATAGAGGCAGGATATACACCTTCACAATCGATTACCTCGTCATGCCCGGCAACTACACCGGTGACGGTGTGCATCCACACTGCGTGGTGGTTGTGGACATGGATGGTGGGGGCAGGGTGTTGCTTGAAATGACGGATGTTCTCAGGGACTTCAGCGGAATTGAATGTGATGTGGAGGTCGAGAGAACGTTCAGACTGCTTTTCGAGAAGAACAATTTCAGATACTATGGCTGGAAAGCCCGATTGCCGAGGTGA
- a CDS encoding acetyl-CoA acetyltransferase: MQEVAVIGCGVTKFGHHWEKDQEDLLVEAVYEAVNDASVELKDIEAVWCGTFYPSTGISGNVFSDTLKFFGKPITRAENYCATGMDNIRNAAFAVASGAYDLVIAAGVEKLMDAGSRGLPPIEGIFSVGMPYVSAPGMFAMAANRAFKEWGWTREDLAMVAVKNHYNGARHPKAHFRKEITVEKVLKAPMVAYPLGVFDCSAVSDGAAAVVLTRPEIAKEIVGDNYAVIKAVGMAVETMHPWHRPSESFLSFPATVKAAKMAYRMAGIEDPRRDLDFGIVHDCFTITELINYQDMQLCKPGEGAELIRDGVTSIDGDFPINPDGGLKSFGHPIAASGVRMVAELTKQVLGKAEGLQVKDAEAGFAHNLGGPYSVATVAIVSRP, encoded by the coding sequence ATGCAGGAGGTTGCAGTTATTGGTTGTGGTGTCACAAAATTCGGGCACCACTGGGAGAAGGATCAGGAGGACTTACTTGTGGAGGCAGTTTACGAGGCAGTTAACGACGCCAGTGTGGAGCTAAAGGATATTGAAGCTGTATGGTGCGGAACTTTCTACCCCTCAACAGGAATAAGCGGAAACGTATTCAGCGATACTCTGAAGTTCTTTGGCAAGCCAATAACAAGAGCCGAGAATTACTGCGCAACTGGAATGGACAACATCAGAAACGCTGCCTTTGCGGTGGCGAGTGGAGCCTATGATCTTGTAATCGCCGCCGGAGTTGAAAAGCTGATGGATGCCGGGAGCAGAGGCCTTCCGCCCATAGAAGGAATTTTCAGCGTTGGAATGCCATATGTCAGTGCTCCGGGAATGTTTGCGATGGCTGCCAACAGAGCCTTTAAAGAGTGGGGGTGGACAAGGGAGGATCTGGCAATGGTTGCGGTTAAAAACCACTACAACGGGGCAAGGCATCCAAAAGCGCACTTCAGGAAGGAGATCACAGTGGAGAAGGTTTTGAAGGCTCCCATGGTAGCCTACCCTCTTGGAGTCTTCGACTGCAGTGCCGTGAGCGATGGAGCAGCGGCAGTTGTGCTGACGAGACCAGAAATAGCAAAAGAAATCGTTGGAGACAATTACGCAGTTATAAAAGCAGTTGGAATGGCAGTTGAGACCATGCATCCTTGGCACCGTCCATCTGAGAGCTTTTTAAGCTTCCCTGCAACTGTAAAAGCTGCAAAAATGGCTTACAGGATGGCGGGAATCGAAGATCCAAGAAGAGATCTGGATTTCGGTATAGTCCATGACTGCTTCACAATAACGGAGCTCATAAATTACCAGGATATGCAGCTCTGCAAGCCAGGCGAAGGTGCTGAGCTGATAAGAGACGGGGTTACCTCTATTGACGGAGATTTCCCGATAAATCCCGACGGCGGACTGAAGTCGTTCGGTCATCCGATTGCTGCATCAGGAGTGAGAATGGTGGCAGAGCTTACAAAACAGGTCCTCGGGAAAGCTGAGGGACTTCAGGTGAAGGATGCTGAGGCAGGATTCGCCCACAATCTTGGAGGGCCGTACTCGGTGGCTACTGTGGCAATAGTTTCAAGGCCTTAG
- the manA gene encoding mannose-6-phosphate isomerase, class I has protein sequence MDLPSFIFQAQENIVERPWGGEWIAMLKGFRKTGIGESWEFSAHPSNPSQVLVDGQQMSMLELFARFKKELFGEYADRYPSFPILVRIIEATAATPVHVHPSDKVAESLGEPEGGVESVWMVFNRGSAYVGFKEDVKLEELEEKLESDDEFDFKQLLNKFETNPYDTFVIRPGVPHAGEGIRVLEISSNSTLAYFFRKEDFEKVKKALKTNKTEEFEIRGQKGKAETEKFGVEVIEVTGKVEMSTNGVMNILYAAEGYFMLKGKEIADLHRGYSCLVPAVTENFTVESERGKMVRIYLRP, from the coding sequence ATGGATCTGCCAAGTTTTATCTTTCAGGCTCAGGAAAATATTGTAGAGAGACCGTGGGGCGGTGAATGGATAGCCATGCTTAAGGGATTCAGAAAAACAGGTATTGGTGAATCATGGGAGTTTTCCGCCCATCCATCCAATCCCTCGCAGGTTCTGGTTGATGGTCAGCAGATGAGTATGCTCGAACTGTTTGCGAGATTCAAGAAAGAGCTATTTGGGGAGTATGCTGACAGATATCCCAGCTTTCCCATTCTTGTTAGGATTATTGAGGCTACAGCGGCAACTCCGGTTCACGTTCATCCCTCGGACAAAGTGGCTGAATCTCTTGGTGAGCCGGAAGGTGGCGTGGAGTCAGTATGGATGGTATTTAACAGGGGAAGTGCTTACGTCGGGTTCAAGGAGGATGTGAAGCTGGAGGAACTTGAGGAGAAGCTGGAAAGTGATGATGAATTTGATTTCAAGCAACTGCTCAATAAATTCGAAACAAACCCATATGACACCTTTGTAATCAGGCCGGGCGTCCCACACGCAGGAGAAGGCATCAGAGTTCTGGAGATATCGTCAAATTCAACCCTTGCGTACTTCTTCAGGAAGGAAGACTTTGAGAAGGTAAAAAAGGCGCTGAAGACGAATAAAACCGAAGAGTTTGAGATAAGAGGGCAGAAAGGAAAGGCAGAGACCGAAAAGTTTGGTGTTGAGGTTATAGAGGTCACAGGCAAGGTAGAAATGAGCACAAATGGTGTGATGAACATTCTCTACGCTGCAGAGGGTTATTTTATGCTGAAGGGGAAGGAAATTGCTGATCTCCATCGAGGATACTCCTGTCTGGTTCCGGCAGTGACGGAGAACTTTACCGTGGAGAGTGAAAGGGGAAAAATGGTAAGGATATACCTAAGGCCTTGA
- a CDS encoding DsrE family protein, translated as MKALFHVDFDSTSTFELALANIENFIKDVGDAEVAVVANGYAVKLFVRSANPKFAQKLVELNEKGVRFYVCNNALNLHGIDKENLFEFCEVVPAGVTKIVELQNDGFAYIKP; from the coding sequence ATGAAGGCTCTCTTTCACGTCGACTTTGACAGTACTTCCACATTTGAGCTGGCACTCGCAAACATAGAGAACTTTATCAAAGATGTTGGTGATGCTGAGGTCGCAGTTGTTGCCAACGGGTATGCAGTAAAGCTCTTTGTGAGGTCAGCCAATCCAAAATTTGCACAGAAGCTTGTGGAATTGAACGAAAAGGGGGTGAGGTTTTACGTTTGCAACAATGCTCTCAATCTCCACGGAATTGACAAGGAAAACCTGTTTGAATTTTGCGAAGTTGTTCCTGCGGGCGTTACAAAGATCGTTGAGCTGCAGAACGACGGTTTTGCCTACATTAAACCTTAG
- a CDS encoding cohesin domain-containing protein translates to MKWIVPVIFLIILLVPVHALEVHIFIDKNSVNLGDEIRIQVSAEKVNRTMDIYIVSSTGDGKLLCHLDENESVSDVCGQNITFRIPEDWKEGTYLVKVLVNDVEPEEHFEEFEVIKPKIKDVDIPELVYQGKTRVKVYVETANSEGTKVKMRMVGDNTDYIYEEKTPDFEKEKNVYEADMVLNLREFYERTRDISDAIKPGSYILDLEVEYGGRVWDSRRIPVSIVSPEIEISCPDKISIGNPIVVDIKTNRLNDYNYDGIIAVLAGTNFLMYKKVHLGEDGKARLQFETAGLDSGKYTLYLRDTSETSTISYRDLAENYYDLDPNNGYAKIIQAEDDVLVSKQIWLMNEENSRATKVSFSPSKVEVFRGKDIELSVILGEAIKVTSYQFVLLSSSDAVKIESITTPDGFKLLEKSVHPDYAEINAVSYGENQTSILAKILVKAAKTGEATLRLSNVKLYGKNGSLLDTDVSGADIVVLKPAPSSGGLNVNVSILNETNNKTVKEEGNNPPPAATDVTASTTPEVLEQNVMDIDFRKVFMFMASFLLTYYAGKFVSKRIADRRSQGKR, encoded by the coding sequence GTGAAGTGGATAGTACCTGTCATATTCCTGATCATCCTGCTTGTTCCTGTTCATGCTTTAGAAGTGCATATCTTCATCGATAAAAATAGCGTCAATCTGGGAGATGAGATAAGAATTCAGGTAAGTGCTGAGAAGGTGAACAGAACCATGGATATCTACATCGTGAGCAGCACTGGAGATGGAAAACTTCTGTGCCATCTGGACGAGAACGAGAGCGTTTCAGATGTTTGCGGGCAAAACATAACGTTTAGAATACCCGAAGACTGGAAGGAGGGAACGTATCTTGTAAAGGTTCTGGTAAATGATGTTGAACCCGAAGAGCATTTCGAGGAATTTGAAGTTATCAAACCGAAAATCAAGGATGTTGATATACCCGAACTCGTATATCAGGGCAAAACGAGGGTGAAGGTTTACGTTGAAACCGCCAACAGCGAGGGTACGAAGGTAAAGATGAGGATGGTGGGCGACAATACAGACTACATTTATGAAGAAAAAACACCAGACTTTGAAAAGGAAAAAAATGTCTACGAGGCAGACATGGTGCTAAATCTGAGAGAGTTTTACGAAAGGACGAGGGACATATCTGACGCCATAAAACCCGGGAGCTACATTCTCGATCTGGAAGTGGAGTATGGTGGGAGAGTCTGGGATTCCAGAAGGATACCGGTATCTATCGTTTCTCCGGAAATTGAAATTTCCTGTCCCGATAAGATCAGTATAGGCAATCCGATCGTTGTAGATATAAAAACCAACAGGCTCAACGATTACAATTACGACGGAATAATTGCCGTTCTCGCCGGTACCAACTTTTTGATGTACAAAAAAGTGCATCTGGGTGAGGACGGAAAAGCCAGGCTTCAGTTTGAAACTGCCGGACTTGACAGCGGAAAGTACACACTCTACCTGCGTGATACCAGTGAAACCTCAACAATCTCCTACAGAGACCTTGCAGAAAACTACTATGATCTCGACCCAAACAACGGCTATGCCAAGATCATCCAGGCCGAAGATGACGTACTTGTCTCCAAACAGATTTGGCTCATGAATGAGGAGAATTCCAGAGCGACAAAGGTTTCTTTCAGCCCCTCCAAAGTTGAGGTTTTCAGGGGAAAGGATATTGAGCTTAGCGTCATACTGGGTGAAGCGATAAAAGTGACCTCTTACCAGTTCGTTTTGCTGAGTTCCAGCGATGCAGTTAAAATAGAGTCAATTACAACCCCAGATGGATTCAAACTGCTAGAAAAATCCGTACATCCTGACTATGCTGAAATCAACGCTGTAAGCTATGGAGAAAACCAGACCAGCATTCTTGCAAAAATTCTTGTAAAAGCTGCAAAGACGGGTGAGGCAACACTGAGGCTGAGTAACGTAAAGCTATACGGAAAAAACGGTAGTCTGCTTGACACCGACGTTTCGGGTGCAGACATCGTTGTCCTGAAACCTGCCCCAAGTTCGGGCGGTTTAAATGTTAACGTGTCTATTTTGAACGAAACGAACAACAAAACAGTTAAAGAAGAGGGAAATAATCCACCCCCAGCAGCAACAGATGTTACTGCATCAACCACACCCGAAGTTCTCGAGCAAAATGTAATGGATATCGACTTCAGGAAGGTTTTTATGTTTATGGCGAGCTTTCTGCTTACATACTATGCCGGAAAATTCGTCAGTAAAAGGATTGCTGACAGACGCTCCCAAGGCAAACGTTAA
- a CDS encoding 30S ribosomal protein S17e — MGTVKPAYIKVIARELLKKYPEVFTGNFDENKRLVAELTNIQSKTVRNRVAGYITRKVNRGFVNV; from the coding sequence ATGGGGACGGTGAAACCTGCATATATCAAGGTTATCGCAAGGGAATTGCTGAAAAAGTATCCTGAGGTGTTTACCGGGAACTTCGATGAGAACAAAAGGCTGGTTGCCGAACTCACAAACATTCAGAGCAAAACCGTGAGGAATAGAGTTGCCGGGTACATAACGAGGAAGGTTAACAGAGGGTTTGTAAATGTTTGA
- the dapA gene encoding 4-hydroxy-tetrahydrodipicolinate synthase — translation MFEGVIPAMVTPFKEDFSVDYEGIARNLDYLEKHVNALVPAGTTGEAATLSYEEHIEVVRYVAETSKLPVIGGAGSNSTREAIWLAKEVEKAGADAAMLVTPYYNKPNQNGLYEHYKTVASEVSIPIIVYNVPSRTGINTTPELVRKLAEIENVVGIKEASGNLKQISEIIRTVPEDFVLLSGDDFLTLPILCLGGRGVISVAANVAPHLMKEMYTAFAEGNLSRATELHHRLSPLFEVLFIDTNPIPVKKAMNLMGLAAGKPRLPLIELPEEKTEKLRAVLRELNLI, via the coding sequence ATGTTTGAAGGCGTTATTCCCGCTATGGTGACGCCTTTCAAAGAGGATTTCAGCGTTGACTACGAGGGTATAGCGAGAAACCTCGACTATCTGGAAAAGCACGTAAACGCTCTTGTACCCGCCGGAACCACAGGGGAAGCTGCAACGCTAAGCTATGAGGAGCATATTGAGGTTGTAAGATACGTTGCGGAAACGTCAAAGCTTCCTGTGATCGGCGGTGCCGGATCAAACTCAACCAGAGAGGCTATCTGGCTTGCAAAGGAGGTTGAAAAGGCTGGAGCTGATGCGGCGATGCTCGTAACACCCTACTACAACAAGCCCAATCAGAACGGTCTTTACGAACACTATAAAACAGTTGCCTCTGAGGTCTCCATCCCGATCATCGTCTACAACGTGCCGAGCAGAACCGGGATTAACACAACACCTGAGCTGGTGAGAAAACTGGCAGAGATAGAAAACGTTGTGGGAATAAAGGAGGCTAGCGGGAATCTGAAACAGATATCTGAAATCATACGGACTGTACCTGAAGACTTTGTTCTGCTTTCAGGCGATGATTTTCTAACTCTGCCAATCCTCTGTCTCGGAGGCAGGGGGGTGATCAGCGTTGCAGCCAATGTTGCGCCGCATCTGATGAAAGAGATGTACACTGCATTTGCTGAAGGAAACCTGAGCAGGGCGACTGAACTGCACCACAGGCTGAGCCCTCTGTTTGAAGTTCTCTTCATTGACACAAACCCGATTCCGGTAAAGAAGGCGATGAACCTGATGGGTCTCGCTGCCGGTAAACCTCGCCTGCCGTTGATTGAACTGCCGGAGGAGAAAACTGAAAAACTGAGAGCTGTGCTGAGAGAACTTAACCTGATCTGA
- the dapB gene encoding 4-hydroxy-tetrahydrodipicolinate reductase: MMKVAVSGAAGRMGRLVVKNAFEKGLDIAQAFDIREVGKDAGELAGIGKIGVSIQDDITRLDADVLIDFTIAEAAIKNAEVAAEKGVKIVIGTTGFTDEQKKRLEKLSERIPMIVSPNFSLGVNVFWKIVEFAANFLSEWDTEIVELHHRHKRDAPSGTAMRLAEILKVVKKAKGEDVNIKTCREGIAPRGKEIGVFGVRGGDVVGEHTVFFFGNGERVEITHRAMSRECFASGAVEAAKWLFNVSNPGLYTMNDVLGF, encoded by the coding sequence CTGATGAAAGTCGCTGTTAGTGGAGCTGCCGGAAGAATGGGAAGACTTGTTGTGAAGAATGCTTTTGAAAAGGGACTGGACATTGCTCAGGCTTTTGACATCAGGGAAGTTGGAAAGGATGCTGGAGAGCTGGCCGGAATTGGCAAAATTGGTGTTTCAATTCAGGATGATATCACCAGACTGGATGCCGATGTTCTGATCGATTTTACAATCGCCGAAGCTGCGATAAAGAATGCTGAAGTTGCTGCGGAAAAAGGTGTGAAGATCGTTATCGGTACAACGGGGTTCACGGACGAACAGAAGAAGAGACTGGAAAAGCTGTCAGAAAGAATCCCCATGATTGTCTCACCAAATTTCAGTCTCGGGGTAAACGTGTTCTGGAAGATTGTTGAGTTTGCTGCAAATTTCCTGTCTGAGTGGGATACTGAGATCGTTGAACTGCATCACAGGCATAAAAGAGATGCCCCATCCGGAACAGCCATGAGGCTCGCTGAGATTCTGAAAGTCGTGAAAAAGGCGAAAGGAGAAGATGTCAATATCAAAACATGCAGAGAGGGAATAGCTCCCAGAGGAAAAGAGATAGGTGTATTCGGTGTGAGAGGCGGGGATGTGGTCGGAGAGCATACTGTATTCTTCTTCGGTAATGGTGAAAGGGTTGAGATAACTCACAGAGCTATGAGCAGAGAGTGTTTCGCTTCCGGGGCTGTGGAGGCTGCAAAGTGGCTCTTCAATGTCAGCAATCCAGGACTGTATACTATGAACGACGTTCTTGGGTTTTAG
- a CDS encoding DUF169 domain-containing protein, with amino-acid sequence MNCSELAVEIERYIRPQTFPLGFKLVKSEEEIGRARRFDGLTICQIYNMARRYRWVVYFDLNTTCPVGIIAYGFADPDDLYLSGQLAYDAGYVDSPETGVRYEEALPKLERNYIGCRVSPLEICEDEPDFVVVYGMPAQILRFVHATLYKKGGGFETIIRGRGACAELLDAFISGEPRLVIPCYGDRLFGQTQDFEIAFSFPFKMADEIVEGLRETHRRGIRYPIPSTGLRVGLPVPGSYEESVKKMKAKTQERRS; translated from the coding sequence ATGAACTGTTCAGAACTTGCTGTCGAAATAGAGAGATACATCCGCCCACAGACGTTTCCTCTTGGATTCAAGCTGGTGAAGAGTGAAGAGGAGATAGGCAGAGCAAGGAGGTTTGATGGACTCACGATATGTCAGATTTACAACATGGCCAGGCGATATCGATGGGTTGTCTACTTCGATCTCAACACAACCTGCCCAGTTGGCATAATTGCCTACGGATTTGCAGATCCAGATGATCTCTATCTCAGCGGACAGCTTGCCTACGATGCCGGCTACGTCGATTCTCCTGAAACGGGTGTTAGGTACGAAGAGGCCCTTCCAAAACTTGAGAGAAATTACATCGGGTGCAGGGTTTCTCCACTGGAGATCTGTGAGGATGAGCCGGATTTCGTAGTTGTTTACGGTATGCCAGCTCAGATTCTGAGGTTCGTTCATGCAACGCTTTATAAAAAAGGTGGAGGCTTTGAAACCATCATCAGGGGAAGAGGGGCATGTGCTGAACTGCTTGATGCCTTTATCTCTGGAGAACCAAGGCTTGTTATACCCTGCTACGGAGACAGGCTTTTTGGACAAACCCAGGACTTCGAAATCGCCTTCTCGTTCCCATTCAAAATGGCTGATGAAATTGTTGAGGGACTCAGAGAGACCCACAGGAGGGGAATAAGATACCCCATACCCTCCACCGGACTCAGGGTGGGTTTACCAGTACCCGGAAGCTACGAGGAATCCGTTAAAAAAATGAAAGCTAAAACCCAAGAACGTCGTTCATAG
- a CDS encoding MFS transporter yields the protein MQRYRWVIFAVMSSIYFFVYFHRTSTAVLADELMNEFAVSALAVGVMSSAYFYPYGVLQIPVGYLSDTKGPRFTTTVFTFITFAGSILFALSSSFGMAVAGRFLIGVGVSGVYIPTIKILSQWFREREFATLTGVLFAVGNFGALVSAYPLALMAIIFGWREAFLIIGFITLFLALLCWITVRDSPQSTETAKISDSNSAPFTKNIRTIVTNRTLWLIAFSAFLRYGITMGYQGLWGGPYLMDVYNLQRDFAGSVLMMVGIGTIAGAPLIGYLSDRVFRTRKWFLVFGSAGLAFSLFPLAFVTKGLSLPELYIISFAMGFFGGSGPVAYALIKEAFSLEVTGLATSIVNTFPFFGGAAFQIIMGYLMDAVGISNGVYPAEAYSLAFKFCLLSAIASTILVLFVRENR from the coding sequence GTGCAGAGATACAGATGGGTAATATTCGCCGTGATGTCATCCATATATTTCTTCGTGTACTTCCACAGAACGTCAACAGCCGTGCTTGCTGACGAACTCATGAATGAATTTGCGGTTTCGGCTCTGGCGGTTGGAGTGATGTCCTCTGCCTACTTCTACCCCTATGGAGTGTTGCAGATACCCGTTGGATACCTTTCAGACACAAAAGGACCGAGATTCACCACAACAGTTTTTACGTTTATAACATTTGCCGGATCGATTCTATTCGCACTTTCCAGCTCCTTTGGCATGGCTGTTGCCGGAAGATTTTTGATAGGTGTCGGTGTTTCTGGTGTTTACATCCCCACGATAAAAATACTCTCCCAGTGGTTCAGGGAACGCGAGTTCGCCACCCTCACCGGAGTTCTTTTTGCAGTCGGGAATTTTGGGGCGTTGGTTTCCGCATATCCCCTCGCTTTAATGGCAATAATCTTCGGATGGAGAGAGGCTTTTCTCATAATCGGATTCATAACTCTTTTTCTCGCCCTGCTGTGCTGGATAACTGTAAGAGACTCGCCACAATCCACTGAAACAGCAAAAATTTCGGACAGCAATAGTGCTCCCTTCACAAAAAATATCCGAACCATTGTTACAAACAGAACGCTGTGGTTGATTGCCTTCTCAGCCTTCCTGAGGTACGGCATCACCATGGGATATCAGGGGTTGTGGGGAGGGCCGTATCTGATGGACGTTTACAACCTTCAGAGAGATTTTGCAGGAAGTGTGCTCATGATGGTCGGAATCGGAACCATCGCCGGTGCCCCCCTTATCGGTTACCTTTCCGACAGAGTTTTCAGGACACGGAAGTGGTTTCTCGTTTTTGGCAGTGCAGGGCTGGCATTTTCACTATTTCCGCTGGCTTTCGTGACTAAAGGTCTGAGCCTGCCAGAGCTCTACATAATCTCCTTTGCGATGGGCTTTTTTGGTGGTTCCGGACCCGTTGCATACGCCCTAATAAAGGAGGCTTTCTCCCTGGAGGTCACAGGTCTGGCAACAAGCATTGTTAACACGTTTCCTTTTTTCGGTGGAGCGGCCTTTCAGATTATAATGGGCTATCTAATGGATGCCGTTGGGATCTCAAATGGTGTGTATCCTGCAGAAGCGTACAGTCTTGCCTTTAAATTCTGCCTGCTCTCAGCAATAGCTTCGACCATCCTCGTTCTGTTTGTCAGAGAAAACCGATAA